Proteins encoded by one window of Dreissena polymorpha isolate Duluth1 chromosome 11, UMN_Dpol_1.0, whole genome shotgun sequence:
- the LOC127850263 gene encoding uncharacterized protein LOC127850263 yields MGRDNLSIVSLNSARRGFESLNGRQRTPYLERILQSSTPDICFLPGDDKAIGLHAVVGYQQFLVPSADGTVLLYNHKRMSMRQPEVNVNAIGPLPGLDLCQMVCPGVEVYAPEDNRVVREFSMISWKYTLFTDCKLPEKTTLAESIIIFAQRLAWMSQKPLLIGGEMPIDHGTLQNIVRKICNDNQELFLADISPEMKEIGYLPSNIKSSLRNLRHLFMMNVFRCNTSFTKPQKIVQTWNAGPPNADCFIASKALDLTEAQLLDVDDVIGRKIKIANTECQSKTETDVKQPTHRPSCTTAQHEYRPTSTTMTVPARPPKHSGG; encoded by the exons ATGGGTCGAGACAACTTGTCCATTGTGAGTTTAAACTCAGCACGACGTGGATTTGAATCTCTCAATGGAAGACAGAGGACGCCTTATCTCGAACGAATTCTTCAG AGCTCCACCCCAGACATTTGCTTCCTTCCAGGCGACGACAAAGCTATCGGTCTTCATGCAGTTGTCGGTTACCAACAGTTCCTGGTGCCATCAGCTGACGGCACTGTACTACTATACAACCACAAGCGCATGTCAATGAGACAACCCGAGGTGAACGTGAACGCGATTGGGCCGCTGCCAGGGCTAGACCTCTGCCAGATGGTCTGCCCAGGCGTTGAGGTGTACGCCCCCGAAGATAATCGTGTGGTGCGGGAGTTCTCAATGATTTCATGGAAGTATACACTTTTTACGGACTGTAAACTGCCCGAAAAGACCACACTGGCAGAAAGCATAATAATATTTGCCCAGAGACTTGCATGGATGTCACAGAAGCCGTTGCTGATTGGAGGTGAGATGCCTATCGACCATGGGACATTGCAAAATATCGTCAGAAAGATTTGTAATGATAATCAGGAGCTGTTTCTCGCGGACATTAGTCCCGAAATGAAAGAGATCGGCTACTTACCAAGTAACATAAAGTCCTCACTACGTAATCTCCGTCATCTGTTTATGATGAATGTTTTCCGCTGCAATACCAGTTTCACTAAACCGCAAAAGATTGTCCAGACGTGGAACGCTGGACCTCCAAACGCCGACTGCTTTATCGCATCTAAGGCGCTTGACTTGACTGAAGCACAGTTGCTTGATGTTGATGATGTAATTGGGAGAAAGATAAAAATTGCCAACACAGAATGTCAGTCAAAGACAGAGACCGACGTGAAACAACCAACTCATCGGCCAAGTTGCACAACAGCACAACACGAGTACCGTCCTACATCAACAACCATGACGGTTCCAGCCCGCCCACCAAAGCATAGCGGCGGTTAA